One window of Chloroflexota bacterium genomic DNA carries:
- a CDS encoding sugar phosphate isomerase/epimerase, protein MSTSPKLSIAISPHKGRFAPLVFAGHLVEGVRKIAQLGYDGLELSLCRSTDIDIAQLSALLRDYNLRVSAIGTGRAYLEDGLSFVDPEQSVREKAVGRMKEQIKLASCLGAQVLLGLIRGRLREDASLRKRQRGWARRGIQECASFAADLGVTLALEPINRYETNFINTVAESLAFLKEIDRKGIALLMDTFHMNIEEVSFREAILTAGERISYVHFADSNRWAPGCGHLDFTEVARALSEIGYSGFVSAEILPKPDDASATEMAISYMRRVFN, encoded by the coding sequence TTGTCTACTTCCCCTAAACTAAGCATAGCCATCTCACCCCATAAGGGCCGCTTTGCCCCCCTGGTCTTTGCCGGTCACCTCGTAGAGGGGGTCAGAAAGATAGCCCAGCTGGGCTACGACGGCCTGGAGCTCTCCCTGTGCAGGTCGACCGACATTGATATCGCGCAGCTGAGCGCATTGCTACGGGATTACAATCTACGAGTTTCGGCCATTGGTACGGGGCGGGCCTATCTGGAGGACGGTTTGAGCTTTGTTGATCCTGAGCAGTCCGTGCGCGAGAAGGCCGTGGGGCGAATGAAGGAACAGATAAAACTAGCCTCTTGCCTTGGTGCTCAGGTGCTCCTGGGCTTAATTCGGGGACGGCTTCGGGAAGATGCATCGTTGAGAAAAAGGCAAAGGGGATGGGCCAGGCGGGGCATCCAGGAGTGCGCCTCCTTCGCTGCCGACCTGGGGGTAACCCTGGCCCTGGAGCCGATCAATAGATACGAAACGAATTTTATCAATACCGTGGCTGAGTCCCTCGCGTTTCTGAAGGAGATCGACCGCAAGGGGATCGCCCTCTTGATGGATACCTTTCATATGAACATTGAGGAGGTCTCCTTCCGCGAAGCCATCCTCACTGCTGGAGAGCGGATTAGTTATGTCCACTTCGCTGATAGCAATAGGTGGGCCCCTGGTTGTGGACATCTGGATTTTACTGAAGTGGCCCGTGCCCTGTCTGAGATCGGCTACAGCGGCTTTGTCTCGGCCGAGATCTTGCCCAAGCCAGATGATGCGTCGGCTACGGAGATGGCCATCAGTTATATGCGGCGGGTATTCAACTAG
- a CDS encoding amidohydrolase family protein: protein MLLIKNGLIVTMDKEKRIIRDGCLLVRGDRITGIGTAQEVGEVGPGDEVIEAKGMVVIPGFVSTHNHLYSAVVRSIPYAGFEKADFSFISWMERFWLPLLEDKVTREQLYIGTLANCLEHIHSGITTTSDTAEGSYALPGALDMVDQAVMESGMRGVISFETTGRISPQNAQLGLGENVRFVEKARRRGGRVEGRLGVHTTFTCPTELLKQVREEANRLGAGLMMHLADDRWHTFDTTRRFGQRPVKYLEDIGFLGPDVLLFHCSYIDPLQDPEIFRQYDVKVAHNAESNAIFGFWPNMMPLLKAGVTVGLGTDGQTHSMFEIMRTAQMIHRIRYENLEILPDAQVLEMATIEGAKCLQKENEIGSLEVGKKADIVLISDARSTVPLFEHNVASYVVGTCERGDVDMVIIDGNIVVRHGELKTVDEAQVIAECRKEARLLWEKNNWPLP, encoded by the coding sequence ATGCTGCTCATCAAGAATGGTTTGATCGTCACTATGGACAAGGAGAAGAGGATCATCAGGGATGGTTGCCTTCTTGTCCGAGGCGATCGCATCACCGGGATAGGGACAGCGCAAGAGGTGGGCGAGGTCGGTCCTGGAGATGAGGTGATAGAGGCCAAAGGGATGGTCGTCATCCCTGGCTTCGTCAGCACCCATAACCACCTTTATAGCGCTGTAGTGCGCAGCATACCCTATGCCGGCTTCGAGAAGGCCGATTTTTCCTTCATCTCCTGGATGGAGCGTTTTTGGCTGCCGTTGTTAGAGGATAAGGTCACCCGAGAACAACTCTACATCGGAACCTTGGCTAACTGTTTGGAGCACATCCATAGCGGAATCACCACGACCTCAGATACGGCGGAAGGGTCCTATGCCCTGCCAGGTGCCCTGGACATGGTTGATCAGGCCGTGATGGAATCGGGCATGCGGGGGGTCATCTCCTTCGAGACGACGGGGCGCATCAGCCCGCAGAATGCTCAACTGGGACTGGGGGAGAACGTCAGGTTCGTTGAGAAAGCCCGTCGGAGAGGGGGACGGGTGGAGGGACGCTTAGGGGTGCATACCACCTTTACCTGTCCGACAGAGCTGCTCAAGCAGGTGCGGGAGGAGGCGAACAGATTGGGTGCTGGTCTGATGATGCATCTGGCCGACGATCGGTGGCACACCTTCGATACGACCAGAAGGTTTGGTCAACGGCCAGTCAAGTATCTGGAGGATATCGGCTTCCTTGGCCCGGATGTCCTCCTGTTCCACTGTAGCTACATAGATCCCTTACAGGACCCGGAAATATTTCGCCAATATGATGTAAAGGTGGCCCATAACGCCGAATCTAACGCCATTTTCGGCTTTTGGCCAAATATGATGCCCCTGCTTAAGGCGGGGGTTACAGTTGGATTGGGAACCGATGGACAAACCCACTCTATGTTTGAAATAATGCGCACTGCTCAGATGATCCACCGCATCCGTTACGAAAACCTGGAGATTTTGCCCGATGCTCAGGTCCTGGAGATGGCCACGATTGAGGGGGCGAAATGCTTGCAGAAGGAGAACGAGATCGGCTCCCTGGAGGTGGGGAAGAAGGCCGATATTGTGCTCATCTCTGATGCTCGGAGCACGGTTCCCCTCTTCGAGCATAACGTCGCCAGCTACGTGGTCGGTACCTGTGAGCGGGGAGACGTGGATATGGTCATCATCGATGGGAATATCGTCGTGAGGCATGGGGAGCTAAAGACGGTGGATGAAGCCCAGGTGATAGCAGAATGTCGAAAGGAGGCTAGACTTCTATGGGAGAAGAACAACTGGCCTCTCCCCTGA
- a CDS encoding M20 family metallopeptidase: protein MGEEQLASPLMEGKRLLEAINESEVIDFARAMIRIPSEVGHESRLAGFLADLFAGMGLRVQKRELSPNRLNVLGILEGKRRPEKIALLFHGHTDTIPVLGMKDPFSGDLVDGYIWGRGSVDQKGGLAAATMAIKALAEARVPLDESVAIAAVIDEESEHRGSMGLVEDGLQASWAIVTEPSDLKLVIGCKGTLPVKICVTGKTAHGSRPWLGINAIVKATRVIDKLCKVPLPSLHLPAVGEVRATLNIGLIEGGTAYNNVPDRCCLWLDRRMVPGETPAEVLAGMQGILDGLAAADAEFKASLEVARPDWRWEPIRERGLKPATIPADSPLISVLRRNHPLVVGEEAALAYSDGYMDMDFLINDLGIPTVNYGPGDTVLSHADDERLSVKQLLWATKVYALTALDLAQGRVHA from the coding sequence ATGGGAGAAGAACAACTGGCCTCTCCCCTGATGGAAGGAAAACGTCTATTGGAGGCCATCAACGAGAGCGAAGTAATTGATTTCGCCCGAGCTATGATTCGCATCCCCAGCGAGGTTGGCCATGAGAGTAGGCTGGCCGGCTTTCTGGCCGACCTCTTCGCCGGGATGGGGCTACGGGTGCAGAAACGAGAGCTCTCTCCGAACCGTCTCAACGTCCTTGGTATCCTGGAGGGCAAGAGGCGACCGGAGAAGATAGCCCTTCTTTTCCATGGGCATACGGACACCATACCAGTCCTGGGGATGAAAGACCCCTTCAGTGGCGACCTGGTTGATGGCTACATCTGGGGCAGGGGGTCCGTTGATCAGAAGGGTGGGCTGGCCGCTGCTACGATGGCGATCAAGGCCCTGGCCGAGGCGCGGGTGCCACTGGATGAGAGCGTAGCTATCGCCGCGGTCATCGATGAGGAATCTGAGCACAGGGGAAGCATGGGGCTTGTGGAAGATGGTTTGCAGGCTTCCTGGGCCATCGTCACTGAACCGTCTGATCTTAAATTAGTCATCGGCTGTAAGGGTACGCTGCCGGTCAAGATCTGCGTCACGGGCAAGACGGCCCATGGCTCACGCCCCTGGCTGGGAATCAACGCTATCGTCAAGGCTACACGGGTGATAGATAAGTTATGTAAAGTACCGCTCCCCTCGCTTCATCTCCCGGCAGTAGGGGAGGTCAGGGCCACGCTCAATATCGGACTGATTGAAGGGGGCACGGCCTACAATAACGTCCCCGATCGCTGTTGCCTCTGGCTGGACCGACGGATGGTCCCAGGAGAGACCCCAGCGGAGGTGCTCGCTGGGATGCAAGGAATATTGGACGGCTTAGCCGCGGCTGATGCAGAATTCAAGGCGAGCCTGGAGGTGGCCAGGCCGGACTGGCGGTGGGAGCCTATCCGGGAGCGGGGACTTAAGCCGGCCACGATCCCGGCCGATTCCCCCCTCATCTCCGTTCTGCGGAGGAACCATCCCTTAGTAGTGGGAGAGGAGGCAGCCCTGGCCTACAGCGATGGTTATATGGATATGGACTTCTTGATCAACGATCTAGGCATTCCCACGGTCAATTATGGACCGGGGGATACGGTCCTGTCCCACGCTGATGACGAAAGGTTAAGCGTCAAGCAATTGCTCTGGGCCACGAAGGTCTATGCCCTGACGGCCCTCGACCTGGCCCAAGGGAGGGTCCATGCTTGA
- a CDS encoding amidohydrolase: protein MLDLLIRGGLILTMDAGGRIILEGSLAVDKGKIVDLGEGLSQPAKRVIDARGKVVLPGLVDAHMHETLTRGVCEDLPLMRWLAEICFPLDRAYTAEAMHAAALLNQLEMIKGGITTFIDIYRFPEEAAKVAEKSGLRAIFSPQIIEHPTGVGESLDSSMEFVQRWKGKGRLQAWFGPHALYSCSPEMYQEIKRLSTEYGVGIHTHLAETREEVETMYRQHGVSPVRLLDDSGVLGPSLLAAHCVHLSEEDIAILQARDVAVAYNPTSNMKLAAGIAPIPQLLRAGVRVGLGTDSNLSNNNLDMFEEMRLGAILQKLQEKDAALLPCTKMLEMGTIGAARCLGLAEEVGSLEVGKKADIIIVDLRKPHLWPLLLDRPSNIVEHLVYSANAGDVDTTIVDGQVLMESRQVMTLNEEEVFATVQAATARLIRRAGLQS, encoded by the coding sequence ATGCTTGATCTCTTGATCCGGGGGGGCTTGATCCTGACTATGGATGCCGGGGGACGGATCATCCTGGAGGGCTCTCTGGCCGTCGACAAGGGGAAGATCGTCGACTTAGGTGAGGGGTTGAGCCAGCCAGCCAAGAGGGTCATTGATGCCAGGGGTAAGGTCGTCTTGCCTGGGCTGGTTGATGCGCATATGCACGAGACCCTGACACGGGGAGTGTGTGAGGACCTGCCCCTGATGCGCTGGCTAGCGGAGATCTGTTTCCCTCTGGATAGGGCTTACACGGCGGAGGCCATGCATGCCGCGGCCCTGCTCAATCAATTGGAGATGATCAAGGGGGGCATCACCACCTTCATCGATATATACCGCTTCCCAGAGGAGGCAGCCAAGGTGGCTGAGAAGTCGGGGTTGCGGGCCATCTTCAGCCCTCAAATTATTGAGCACCCCACTGGCGTGGGCGAGAGCCTTGATTCAAGCATGGAGTTTGTGCAGAGATGGAAGGGGAAGGGTCGCCTCCAGGCCTGGTTCGGTCCCCATGCGCTTTATTCCTGCTCTCCCGAGATGTACCAGGAGATCAAGCGTCTGTCCACCGAATATGGGGTCGGGATCCACACCCATCTGGCCGAGACGCGGGAGGAGGTGGAGACGATGTACCGGCAGCACGGCGTCTCGCCAGTCAGGCTCCTTGACGATTCGGGTGTGCTTGGACCATCCCTCCTAGCAGCTCACTGTGTTCATCTCTCTGAGGAGGATATAGCCATCCTGCAAGCGAGAGATGTGGCCGTAGCCTATAACCCGACGAGCAATATGAAGCTCGCCGCGGGGATAGCCCCGATCCCCCAACTGCTCAGGGCAGGGGTGAGGGTGGGATTGGGTACCGATTCCAATTTGAGCAACAACAACCTCGACATGTTCGAGGAGATGCGCCTTGGGGCTATTCTGCAAAAGCTACAGGAGAAGGATGCAGCCCTGCTGCCTTGCACTAAGATGCTGGAGATGGGCACCATCGGTGCGGCCCGCTGTTTGGGGCTGGCTGAAGAGGTTGGCTCCCTGGAGGTGGGAAAGAAGGCTGATATCATTATCGTCGATCTGAGAAAGCCGCATCTCTGGCCGCTTTTGCTGGATAGGCCGTCTAACATCGTTGAGCATCTGGTCTACTCGGCCAACGCCGGTGATGTGGATACAACCATCGTCGATGGACAGGTGCTCATGGAGAGTAGGCAGGTGATGACCTTGAACGAGGAGGAGGTCTTCGCCACCGTGCAGGCGGCAACGGCCAGACTGATAAGACGAGCCGGGTTGCAGTCGTAG
- a CDS encoding ABC transporter substrate-binding protein, producing MKGSRVGVVLSPLSRRDFLKSALALGGTLALSSGALAGLTGCAPAAPKSLTKAPARLGWTKCTEYAGMFVADDKGYYKDEGLEVDIRTGGAGIDPIALVAAGSEDVGVPSSGAMVITSRSRGIPVKAFGAQYEKLPFCLLSLKESGIKSVKDLKGKVVAWTPEARYMLEMLLKMHGMSPTDVKIVGQGYDVTPLIMKQWDACSAWIVNQPYLVQKAGKEWSCILGYDLGIRFHAMIYAASDELIAKEPGKIEGFLRATLRGWKYALEHQQEAIDLVVNKYAKGADPAVERFQMDTQIPLILTETTRKHGMAWMSGEVWDFGMKMLYEYKQITKLFNIDEVFTMDFLQKVHKPTPILPTGV from the coding sequence ATGAAAGGGAGTAGAGTCGGTGTCGTGTTATCTCCCCTGTCAAGGAGGGATTTCCTCAAGTCGGCGCTTGCCCTCGGGGGTACATTAGCCCTCTCTTCAGGGGCCTTGGCCGGGCTTACAGGCTGTGCGCCAGCCGCGCCCAAGTCCTTAACTAAGGCTCCGGCGCGCTTGGGTTGGACAAAGTGTACTGAATATGCCGGTATGTTTGTAGCGGATGACAAGGGCTACTACAAAGATGAGGGATTGGAGGTGGATATCCGCACCGGTGGAGCTGGGATCGACCCAATAGCCTTGGTGGCAGCTGGTTCCGAAGATGTTGGTGTACCCAGTAGCGGAGCTATGGTAATTACTTCCCGCAGCCGAGGGATACCAGTCAAAGCCTTCGGGGCTCAGTATGAGAAACTTCCCTTCTGTCTACTATCCCTTAAAGAATCAGGCATTAAGAGTGTCAAAGATCTTAAGGGTAAAGTTGTCGCGTGGACACCAGAAGCCCGCTATATGCTTGAGATGCTACTGAAGATGCATGGCATGTCGCCAACGGATGTAAAAATAGTCGGTCAAGGCTACGATGTCACACCACTAATTATGAAGCAATGGGATGCTTGCAGTGCGTGGATCGTGAACCAGCCTTACCTGGTGCAAAAGGCAGGAAAGGAGTGGAGCTGCATATTGGGTTACGACCTTGGCATCCGCTTCCATGCCATGATCTATGCTGCTAGCGATGAGCTGATAGCCAAGGAGCCAGGGAAGATTGAGGGCTTCCTGCGCGCCACACTTAGGGGCTGGAAGTACGCCCTTGAACACCAGCAAGAGGCCATCGATCTGGTAGTGAATAAGTATGCTAAAGGAGCAGATCCGGCCGTGGAGAGGTTTCAGATGGATACACAGATACCCCTCATACTGACGGAGACGACCAGAAAGCATGGTATGGCCTGGATGAGCGGGGAGGTATGGGATTTTGGCATGAAGATGTTGTATGAGTACAAGCAAATCACAAAGCTGTTCAACATTGACGAAGTATTCACCATGGACTTCTTGCAGAAGGTACACAAGCCTACGCCGATCTTACCGACCGGGGTGTAG
- a CDS encoding ABC transporter ATP-binding protein: MIPAIEVINVTMEFETGKRRLRALERVTFDIAENEFVTLIGPSGCGKSTMLRLIADILQPTRGQIRVKGKTTAQARKDYDFGFVFQDAVLLPWRTTLSNVQLPLEILTTPSEERQSKPLGLLNLVGLSGFEQSYPRQLSGGMRQRVSIARALATNPSVLLMDEPFGALDEITRERMNRELLTIWGSTTTTVVFVTHSIPEAVYLSDRVVVFAPLPGRVKEIVKIDLPRPRLEAIKDSQEFYDHVTKVRRCLAA; the protein is encoded by the coding sequence ATGATACCAGCCATCGAAGTCATAAATGTGACCATGGAATTCGAGACCGGTAAGCGACGCCTGCGGGCCTTGGAGCGGGTTACCTTTGATATTGCCGAGAATGAGTTCGTCACCCTCATTGGTCCATCAGGTTGTGGTAAGTCGACTATGTTGCGCCTGATCGCTGATATCCTTCAGCCCACCCGTGGGCAGATCCGGGTGAAGGGGAAGACGACGGCGCAGGCCCGAAAGGACTATGACTTCGGCTTCGTCTTCCAGGATGCCGTTCTCCTCCCCTGGCGAACGACCCTCTCCAATGTGCAGCTGCCTTTAGAGATCCTGACCACTCCTTCTGAGGAGCGTCAGAGTAAGCCATTGGGCTTGCTCAACCTGGTTGGTTTATCTGGCTTTGAGCAATCTTATCCTCGTCAACTCTCCGGCGGTATGCGCCAGCGCGTGTCCATCGCCCGCGCCCTGGCCACTAACCCCTCTGTCCTCTTGATGGATGAGCCCTTTGGTGCCCTCGATGAGATCACCCGGGAGCGGATGAATCGGGAGCTGCTGACTATCTGGGGGAGCACCACTACTACCGTCGTCTTCGTCACTCACAGCATCCCTGAAGCCGTCTACCTTTCTGATAGGGTAGTGGTCTTCGCGCCCTTGCCAGGGCGGGTTAAGGAGATCGTCAAGATTGACCTGCCTCGCCCCAGGCTGGAGGCCATTAAGGACAGTCAAGAGTTTTATGACCACGTCACTAAGGTGCGACGGTGCTTAGCCGCCTAA
- a CDS encoding ABC transporter permease: protein MPDLDEAIIKEMETVVEEELPLQTRWQGLLKETRRSAVPILIIVAVLFVWQVVQTICRFPEYIIPKPSTIWATMVSQWWWLMENLLVTLLEAMGGFVLGNGIAIFLAVLFVYNRTIERAVYPFAITLRSIPIVAITPILVLMLGSDWQPKVAIAAIISFFPTLVNVIKGLEALEPSAFELMHVFNATTIQTFQKLRVPSAMPYLFAALKISVTSSMLGAIVAEWIGANRGLGYLLIIATFQFQTDVLWAAMLLAAATTTILFFAMGFIEGIAIPWRGKIEV, encoded by the coding sequence ATGCCTGATTTGGATGAGGCCATCATTAAAGAGATGGAGACTGTCGTCGAAGAGGAGCTCCCCCTACAAACCAGGTGGCAGGGGCTATTAAAGGAGACACGTCGCTCTGCTGTGCCGATACTGATCATCGTAGCGGTCTTGTTCGTCTGGCAGGTGGTGCAGACGATCTGCCGCTTCCCGGAGTACATTATCCCGAAGCCAAGCACTATCTGGGCCACCATGGTCAGCCAGTGGTGGTGGCTTATGGAGAACCTTTTAGTTACCCTCTTGGAGGCGATGGGTGGCTTCGTCCTTGGCAATGGGATCGCTATTTTCCTGGCTGTCCTGTTCGTCTATAACCGTACTATCGAGCGAGCCGTTTACCCTTTCGCTATTACCCTACGCAGCATTCCCATCGTGGCCATCACCCCTATCCTGGTCCTGATGCTGGGTAGTGATTGGCAGCCAAAGGTGGCTATCGCGGCTATCATCAGCTTCTTTCCTACCCTGGTCAATGTGATTAAGGGATTGGAAGCCTTGGAGCCCTCGGCCTTTGAGCTGATGCACGTCTTCAATGCTACTACAATACAGACTTTCCAGAAGCTCCGCGTGCCCTCCGCAATGCCTTATCTCTTTGCGGCCCTGAAGATCTCGGTTACCTCGAGTATGTTGGGGGCCATAGTGGCTGAGTGGATCGGTGCCAATCGTGGTCTGGGCTACCTGTTGATCATAGCCACCTTTCAATTTCAGACTGATGTCCTTTGGGCAGCGATGTTACTTGCCGCTGCCACGACTACCATCTTATTTTTCGCGATGGGCTTTATTGAGGGCATAGCGATACCTTGGCGGGGGAAGATCGAGGTGTGA
- a CDS encoding BMP family ABC transporter substrate-binding protein, which translates to MRHSFHLLTVVVLLSLMVALVGVGCAPAAPAPTATPAKAPVAAATPTKPPAAAPTPAPTPTKKLVFAMVTDQSGLGDQGFNDLAYAGLKMAEKEFGSQTKVVESREQAQYVPNLTGLAQQKVDLIVGVGFLLVDSMKEVAPQFKNSHFALVDAEVDAPNVASLLFKEQEGAFLGGAVAGLLTKSNKIGFVGGMEIPPVVRFQAGFQAGIKTTNPNAEVLIGYVGSFADPAKGKEMALSQFAKGADIIFEVAGGGGVGVFSAAKEKGKGFWVIAVDRDKSNLAPDNHLTAVVKRVDSAVADACKGVATGTFKGGVHQFGLKDGGMGLAESKYIPADVMQKVAKLKEMVIGGQVVPPKNLDELKTFTPPKL; encoded by the coding sequence ATGAGACATAGCTTCCACTTGCTAACTGTAGTGGTCTTACTGTCCCTTATGGTCGCTCTGGTGGGGGTTGGCTGCGCTCCAGCTGCCCCCGCGCCGACGGCGACGCCAGCGAAGGCCCCTGTAGCGGCGGCCACACCAACTAAGCCGCCTGCGGCTGCTCCTACGCCGGCCCCAACCCCGACCAAGAAGCTCGTCTTCGCCATGGTCACTGACCAGAGTGGACTCGGTGATCAGGGTTTCAATGACTTGGCCTACGCCGGGTTGAAGATGGCCGAGAAGGAGTTCGGATCACAAACGAAGGTTGTCGAGTCTCGCGAACAGGCCCAATACGTCCCTAACCTGACCGGCCTGGCGCAGCAGAAGGTTGACCTGATCGTGGGCGTCGGTTTTCTGTTGGTGGATAGCATGAAGGAGGTCGCTCCACAGTTCAAGAACAGCCATTTCGCCCTAGTCGATGCGGAGGTGGATGCCCCGAATGTGGCCTCCTTGCTCTTCAAGGAGCAGGAGGGGGCCTTCCTTGGTGGGGCAGTGGCCGGTCTGCTCACTAAGAGCAATAAGATCGGCTTCGTGGGAGGCATGGAGATCCCCCCTGTCGTGCGCTTCCAGGCAGGCTTCCAGGCTGGTATAAAGACTACGAACCCGAACGCTGAGGTCTTGATCGGCTACGTGGGTTCCTTCGCTGACCCGGCGAAAGGGAAAGAGATGGCCCTATCTCAGTTTGCTAAGGGAGCCGATATCATCTTTGAGGTTGCCGGTGGTGGCGGCGTTGGGGTCTTCAGCGCGGCCAAGGAAAAGGGCAAGGGCTTCTGGGTTATCGCTGTGGATAGGGACAAGAGTAACCTGGCGCCAGATAATCATCTGACGGCCGTGGTGAAGCGGGTCGATAGTGCTGTGGCCGATGCCTGTAAGGGCGTGGCCACAGGCACCTTCAAGGGTGGTGTCCATCAATTCGGTCTAAAAGATGGTGGAATGGGTCTGGCCGAGAGCAAGTATATCCCCGCTGACGTCATGCAGAAGGTGGCGAAGCTCAAGGAGATGGTGATCGGCGGCCAGGTAGTTCCCCCCAAGAACCTGGATGAATTGAAGACCTTCACCCCACCCAAGCTGTAG
- a CDS encoding ABC transporter ATP-binding protein, which produces MASAVVMKDIVKRFPAVLANDHITLEVEQGEIHGLLGENGAGKTTLMNILYGLCHADSGEIWLRGQRSQISSPHEAIAQGIGMVHQHFMLIPPFTVAENLILGAETSRRGFLDRHAAAGIVTEISQRYQLRVDPLARVQDISIGMQQRVEILKAIYRRADILILDEPTAVLTPQEVRELYEVMNNLKKEGHTIIFITHKLNEALTVADRITVLRDGRVVGTVRPAQTNEKQLARMMVGRDVLLQVEKPAVQSGPVALKVENLHAVDNRGLPAVRGVSFEIRFGEIIGLAGIAGNGQTELVEVLTGLRKSTAGRIFVDGREVTGLSPQQLFQAGIAHIPEDRHRRGLILDFSLMENFILGFQDDPPFAGRVALDYVNATEFADRLIKTFDIRTPGYAVAARSLSGGNQQKVILAREFQRSPKVLIAAQPTRGLDIGATEFVHQRLVEQQLQGRAVLLVSLELSEILDLSTRILVMYEGQIVGSCSAGEATEEQLGLWMAGVSAEMVQEARADG; this is translated from the coding sequence TTGGCGTCCGCGGTCGTAATGAAGGATATCGTTAAGCGCTTCCCCGCTGTATTGGCCAACGACCATATCACGTTGGAGGTTGAACAGGGGGAGATCCACGGTCTTCTGGGCGAGAATGGCGCTGGTAAGACGACGCTGATGAATATCCTTTATGGACTTTGTCATGCCGATAGTGGGGAGATTTGGCTGCGCGGCCAGCGCAGCCAAATCTCCAGCCCCCATGAGGCTATCGCTCAGGGCATCGGCATGGTTCATCAGCACTTCATGCTGATCCCTCCCTTCACCGTCGCTGAAAACCTCATCCTTGGCGCAGAGACCTCCAGGAGGGGGTTCTTGGATCGGCACGCTGCAGCGGGGATCGTCACGGAGATATCCCAACGATACCAGCTGCGGGTCGATCCTCTCGCCCGGGTACAGGATATCTCCATCGGCATGCAACAAAGGGTAGAGATCCTCAAGGCCATCTACCGCCGGGCTGATATCCTGATCCTCGATGAGCCAACGGCCGTTTTGACGCCCCAGGAGGTACGCGAGCTCTATGAGGTTATGAACAATCTGAAAAAAGAGGGGCACACGATAATCTTCATCACCCACAAGTTGAACGAAGCGCTCACCGTAGCGGATCGCATCACTGTCCTCCGAGATGGAAGGGTCGTTGGTACAGTCAGACCGGCCCAAACCAACGAAAAACAACTGGCGCGCATGATGGTGGGGCGCGATGTTCTCCTGCAGGTAGAGAAACCGGCCGTGCAGTCTGGACCGGTGGCGCTTAAGGTGGAGAATCTGCATGCTGTTGATAATCGTGGTCTACCAGCTGTCAGGGGCGTCTCCTTTGAGATTCGCTTCGGTGAGATCATCGGCTTAGCTGGCATAGCTGGCAATGGTCAGACAGAGCTGGTGGAGGTACTTACTGGTCTGCGTAAATCCACCGCCGGCCGCATCTTCGTGGATGGCAGAGAGGTCACCGGACTTTCACCCCAGCAGCTTTTTCAGGCCGGTATAGCTCATATCCCGGAGGATCGTCACCGCAGGGGGCTTATTCTCGACTTCTCCCTGATGGAAAATTTCATCCTTGGCTTTCAGGATGATCCCCCCTTCGCTGGAAGGGTGGCCTTAGATTATGTCAATGCTACGGAATTTGCTGATAGATTGATCAAGACCTTCGATATTCGCACCCCTGGCTACGCGGTAGCGGCCCGTTCCCTCTCGGGAGGGAATCAACAAAAGGTAATCCTGGCTCGTGAGTTTCAACGCTCCCCTAAGGTATTGATCGCCGCTCAGCCCACGCGTGGTCTGGACATAGGGGCGACGGAGTTCGTGCACCAGCGACTGGTGGAGCAACAGCTCCAGGGCAGGGCGGTCCTGCTCGTCTCCCTGGAATTGAGCGAAATCCTTGATTTGAGTACGCGTATCCTGGTCATGTACGAGGGACAGATCGTCGGGTCATGTTCGGCCGGCGAAGCGACAGAGGAGCAGCTGGGACTGTGGATGGCTGGGGTCAGTGCGGAGATGGTGCAGGAGGCGAGAGCTGATGGCTAG